TACTTGTGGGAGGAATGCACACCATGGCCATCAACAGGCCTCTGTAGATTGGATTGTGAATTTTATTGAGGAACGACTGCGGGATAATATGAATTACAAGCCCAAAGACATTTTGCAGGATATCCATAAACAATATGGAATCACTATCCCATACAAGCAAGCTTGGAGGGCCAAGGAGCGGGGGCTGGCAGCAATATATGGCTCTACTGAGGAAGGATATTGCCTCCTTCCTGCATACTGTgaacaaataaataagacaAATCCTGGAAGTATTGCACAGGTTTTCACCACTGGAGCGGACAACAGGTTTCAGAGGCTTTTTGTTTCGTTCTATGCATCCATATATGGGTTTGTGAATGGGTGCCTTCCTTTGGTTGGACTTGGTGGCATCCAGCTGAAAAGCAAATACCTTGGTACCTTATTGTCAGCGGCCTCTTTTGATGCTGATGGTGGGTTATTTCCAATTGCTTTTGGTGTTGTTGATGTAGAAAATGATGAGAGCTGGATGTGGTTTTTATCAGAGCTACATAAGCTGATAGAAATGAACACCGAGAGTATCCCACAGCTGACATTCTTATCAGATGGGCAGAAAGGAATTGTTGATGCAGTAAAAAGGAAATTCCCTAGTGCCTCTCATGGATTTTGCATGCGTCACTTGAGTGAAAGCATTGGTAAAGAGTTCAAAAACTCAAGGCTTGTCAATCTGCTCTGGAAAGCTTCCTATTCCATCACCACAATTGgctttaaagaaaaaatggcagaaattgaagaagttTCTCCAGAAGCAGGTAAGTGGATGCAACAAATTCCACCATCCCGTTGGGCAGTAGCATATTTTGAAGGGACACGATTTGGACATCTCTCTTCGAATATTGAGGAGTTCAATAAATGGATACTTGAAGCTTGTGAACTACCCATAATTCAGGTGATTGAGTGGATTCACAGCAAACTAATGGGTGTGTTTAGTGAACGGCGTGCAAAGGGCTATGGGTGGATGTCAAAACTTGCCCCATCTGCTGAGATTAGGATTACTGAAGCAATCAACCATGCATCTGCCTATCGGGTCCTTCGATCAGATGAAGTGGAATTTGAGGTACTCTCCGCTGAAAGGTCGGATATTGTGAATATTGGAACCCGTTGTTGTTCATGTCGTGACTGGCAACACTATGGCCTACCTTGCTCCCATGCTGTTGCTGCACTTAAATCTTGTAGAAAAGATGTCTATGACTTTTCAGACAAGTGTTTTACTGTGGCCAAGTACCGCGAGACATACTCGCAAGCAATAAATCCTGTCCCTGATAAAAGTGAATGGAGCAAGGCAAGTGAAGGTCCTGTGGATGAGGACAATAGACTTGTAAGGCCACCCAAGTTTCGGCGTCCACCAGGACGCCCTGAAAAGAAGCGACTTTGTATAGAGGACCTTAACAGGGAGAAGCATACTGTGCATTGTAGTCGTTGTAACCAAACCGGACACTATAAAACAACATGCAAGgcagatgctatgaagagtaTAGAATATTTCTAAAGTGTGAGAGATCTGAATTAGTAGTGGTTCTAATGTTTTTTTCTTACAGGGTAGCATGATGTCTAGGAAATTCATATTGGTCATGTAGTGCAAAATGGGAAATCCCCTTTTTTAGCAGTAATGAACTTAGATGATGTGAAAGGGATATGTAATTTACTTGTCAGTTGTAATTACTTAAGATTAGTCCTTGTGAATCAAAGTTAACTTATTTGTATAAGAGTGAGGTAGTGAGCCATGCTTCCtgcatttattattttcaatttaATTAGTATGTTGGAATGGCTTTTGGAAATGATGCTTATCTCCCTTGTTTTAGAAGATACATTATTAGAATTGCTTGTTGAAAATAGTGATATCTGTATCTCATTATATAATGAATTGGGTAGGGAGAAGATGGGAAGGTTTACTGCTCTTAGTCTGATTAAAGATTTTTCCATAACTAGAATGGACTTTGAGAAGTGAATTTGTGAACCCAAAGAAAAAGTAGTTTGGAGTAGGAGTAGGCTTATTTTAAGTTTTGTGTTGTCCCATACTCCTTTGTAACGGAGGTTTATTATCATTGTTCTTGTAAATGcattttttaatagaatatGTTTTGAACAACTTCTGTCTTTTGTTAAACACTTGAAAAATGTCAATAAAACAGTGGTGAGGGCCTGTCTTTTATAGCTATCTGTtctgcctctcctttagacctattttcttttctaaatatCGTGGTCATATGCATTGTTGCTGAATATTTCAGAATGTCCCAAACCCTGCAGAGACATTAAAGGTAAATATTTGTTGCAAAACATGTAAAAGGATTGGATCTaaatcaatgtttttttttttttttggcgggggggtggggagggcgGGGATGAAATGTTGGCAGCCATGTTAAATTGATACATGACAATGATCTTCCAGGACTACTCGAGTTGCAGGTCATGAAAATTGTGAGAACTTCTCTCTAATTCTTTTTCTCTAGCCCAACTTTGGTGAAATACCAACTACAATCGTGAGATGCTCTGTCTCTCTTTCTTGTTCTCTAGCTGTGTATACAACTCTGTGGAAGACATGTTCCTCTGGAATCCTTCTACCAGAAGGCTTTGGAAGCTATCCATTTCACCTGTAGAGTCTCCCGAATATATAAGTCCCCATTCCATTGATTTGGGATTGGGTAACTACCCCACCACTGATGATTACAAACTGGTAAGGATTGTACAGTTTTATTGTGACCATTTGAACTCTTATAACAATTCGGAGGTGAAGGTCTACTCACTTAGACAGTAGCAACTCATGCAGAAGGATCGGGTACATGACCAAGCCCTTCATCTCAACTACAATCGCGGATATGATCTTGTAATGGAATGGTTACCGATCTactgttttaagaaacccatGCTCAATGAGTAGGCCTTTTTAGCTGAAAACAGCTGGGAGTGTGTATGCCTTTGGTGGATGTCTATGGCAGCAATGATGTGTTTCTTTTGAGGACTTCTGaaacatgttttttttattctttttttgtatGCTAATGAGGAACCCTCGACTTGTTCCATTTTATGGTTCAGGTACAAGGGTAAACCCTGGATACTCGCAGCCACACCTAGCATTCTGAAACATACATATATTGCTTGAAATCATGAAATTTTATCCAAGAAGTTTCCATCAGTAATGCATTAAATGCAAATTTCTCCTGGTGAATAATCAATCATAGGAGCACCTCACAATAATCTGTGTGGTGTTAAAAATTCGTACAAGGAAACTCCAGCTCACAAAGTAGATTCAAATGTGGGGAATGGTGAAACTTGCTGATTGGAGTCAGCTTATGTTATAATCCGATATCAGTTATATGGGGGCTAATCCCACATCAATTTCAAAAGAGATCTGATGTAGAATTGACTTGGTCTTGGGGCTCTCTCACCTTATAAGTCTGCTTATGAGTTGATTTCAAATTAGGCAAAGTGAATGAAAGTGTTCGAGCGCTTCAGTGGGATTAGAATCCCAATCTGGGTTCCATTCAGAGCCAGATCTGAATGGCAGAACAGGAGCCAGAGTTGGAATAAGGTGAAATGGAAAAATAGGAGCTCCGTAGCCAAACTCAGTTGCGTAAAGCTTACCTGAGTAAGTTTGGCTTGAAATACTTAGTTTCATGGTTTTGATTCATCATTGAACTGAGTTCCAGCGGACATTTGTTTCGGGCTTTTAGCCTCTTGAAAATACATAATCCTGCACACATTTGTTATTCTACCGTGTATTCGAATAAATTCTTTGTAACATATCGTAGCTTTTCAAACATTTGGTGCCCGTCTTTGTCAAATGCGGGACGGTTTGTATTGGTACACCTCCATATATGTTTAAACCACATTCAC
This genomic stretch from Macadamia integrifolia cultivar HAES 741 chromosome 2, SCU_Mint_v3, whole genome shotgun sequence harbors:
- the LOC122087456 gene encoding uncharacterized protein LOC122087456; protein product: MDNYNFVVGQEFADVKTFRKTIKEAAIAQHFELRIVKSDLIRYFAKCATEGCPWHIRAVKLPNVPTFAIRSLGGTHTCGRNAHHGHQQASVDWIVNFIEERLRDNMNYKPKDILQDIHKQYGITIPYKQAWRAKERGLAAIYGSTEEGYCLLPAYCEQINKTNPGSIAQVFTTGADNRFQRLFVSFYASIYGFVNGCLPLVGLGGIQLKSKYLGTLLSAASFDADGGLFPIAFGVVDVENDESWMWFLSELHKLIEMNTESIPQLTFLSDGQKGIVDAVKRKFPSASHGFCMRHLSESIGKEFKNSRLVNLLWKASYSITTIGFKEKMAEIEEVSPEAGKWMQQIPPSRWAVAYFEGTRFGHLSSNIEEFNKWILEACELPIIQVIEWIHSKLMGVFSERRAKGYGWMSKLAPSAEIRITEAINHASAYRVLRSDEVEFEVLSAERSDIVNIGTRCCSCRDWQHYGLPCSHAVAALKSCRKDVYDFSDKCFTVAKYRETYSQAINPVPDKSEWSKASEGPVDEDNRLVRPPKFRRPPGRPEKKRLCIEDLNREKHTVHCSRCNQTGHYKTTCKADAMKSIEYF